The Takifugu flavidus isolate HTHZ2018 unplaced genomic scaffold, ASM371156v2 ctg178, whole genome shotgun sequence genomic interval CCTTGTATTCAGTGTAAAGGTCGTTACTGGGCTTCAGTCCCGATGTATCCAGTTTGCGCTGGTATTCCTTCAGAGTCTGAAGACAGATGGAGGCCACAGTGGTCAGACACCGTGCACACCCGTCAGGGTTGTGACGCTTGGGCTCTTACCAACAGGTTCTCCATCACTTTGACCTCTTCGTTGACATGGTTGAGGATCTTCCTGCAGCATTCTGCACTCTGCTGGATTCTGTCCTTCTCCACCGAGTCCTCTGTGGAACAAGACCGTAGCAGATTTAAAATCCTAATAATGGATCGGCCTTTACAGCCGAGACCAAACAAAACCGGAAATCCTCGCACTCGTGTGCGCTTGTGTCATAGTTCCTCCTGGGGGAGCGACTCAATCAAGCTGATGTCATACAAGTCATTAAACATAACGAGACTCATCAGACCTGCAACTATTTTCTTCGTAGTTACAGAAAACAAAGACCTTCACTTCTAAATACCAATTTTTGCAGgtttccacacctgtgtttTTGGCGAtattctccagcagcagcgggtATTTGGTCAGCCTCTGCATCTCTATGGGGATGATGTctttgagctgcagcctgcGGCACTGCGGCTTGCTCTCCGCCTCCTGGAGcaacacacagcaacagttgAGCCTTCACTGTCCTGCTCGCCCCGTTTTCACTTCAGTCTGCAGGTCTTTATGGTACCAGTATGAAGGAGTTGAAGCGGGGctcttttttctgcctgtttttaatCTGGTCCAAAGCCCACGACTGGTGACTGCAGAACCTGGCGGTCAGCTTCTGGAACCACTCGCCCTCTGTGCCCCCGAACTTGAACACATATCCACAGTTGTCATTCAGCAGGACGTTTGCAGCAGGACTGATTTACTGCCGCCTCCGTTAAAGCTGTGAGGGGAAACGGCTGCAGAACCAGACTCACTCTGCTCAGCAGCGTCGTGCTGATGGATTTGACAATGAAGTTGTCTTCCAGGCGCAATTTCTTCAGGTTTTCGTAAAAGTTATCTGAATTCACAAACAGGACAAATTTACCTCAGCGAGGCAGAGAAGCTTCGGGGACACTGTGTctgtactcacacacacacacgcacacacacacacacacacacacacacacacacacacacacacaccacacacacacacacacacaccacacacacacacaccacacacacacacacacacacacacacacgtgcacacccaaAACCGCCCGTAAATGCAACACAACATGGCTGAACCAGCCGCTGAAGTGAAAGTGATTCTACCCCCGACACTGACAGTGCATTTCAATGATCTCGTCCAGGCTGGGGAAGATGGTGGACAGCTCGATGGTGGTCAGGAGCTCTTCTCTCTCCAGAGGCTTGGAGAAGATCCCCTGGAGGACACTCAGCATGCGCACGTGAGCGTGCTCGGTGGCGAACAGCTCTGGGAGGGGACAAAGAACAGGACTGGCTTTAAAGCACAGCTCTCAGCGCCGCCGTCTAACGGCGTGCTGGGCCAAAGCGTCTTCCGTACCATTGATGACTTCctgcctctttctctccttcttgcTGAGACTAGTCAGGGCTTCAGGGCAGGCCAGATCTCTCCAGTTGGGAGGGTCCTGCTCAAACTCCAGGAAGCGTggctccatctcctccagctgtggagaCGGACTGGTCGGGGAATGACTCGGGCCTTCGGGATCTAAAACTGGCCCCTCGAAACTGGAGAGTTTACGAAGGAAGAGAATCTTTCAGACTGGTTCTATCTGACAAAATGAATTCAATTCAAATGAGACACTTGATGTTTTCGGTAATTCTGAAGAAAAGTGCGGTCGTATTGAATTCCAGGATACTAGCAGCAACCCCCCCAAACTAACCGCTCCTAACGAAATGGCAACAAATGATTGTTAATGTTCACTTACCAAAGAACTGAATGTCaatccttttattaaaaaaggagaCTGACAATTACTGTTACAAAAAATCCAAGAAAAAAGGAATAAGTGACTATTTAATGAAGCTGATGAGGTAAGTGTGtccacaggagacacagcagcGATGCTTTGACCGATAACTTAAAGATCACTGCCAGCATTTATGGACAGTTACTTCCTCTAAATTTACTATAGCTAAATAATTCTATATTCTATTTTAACCGCCGACATTAGACAGCCGGTCCCTGCTGTGCAGCTGTCAGAGAGGCATCACAAGTGGGTTTATCCATCTTACGGATGGAGGAGCTGGGGGTGAAACAGGGCAGGTGTTGATGTTGGAGCCGGGGGCTGGAGGTCCACGTCACTACGGGAGCGCGACTGTTTGGCCCTGGAAGAGCCATGGCGGCGAGACGAGTGCCGGTCCACACGGGCACTCTCACTACGTGTCACTTTCCTACTGCAGGGAGGGAAGGTGGGAGTGAGGGTGAGAGACACGAAAGGATGGAACGGGCAtaagaggagggaaagaagtgAGTAAAACATAGATAAGAAAGAACATGATGAGTGTTGAGTAAGAAAGGGAGAGGATAAAGAGCAGCATCCAGgaaatgagttttaaaaagataaagaaaattAACAGGGAGTCTCACATATGCATGAGCAATTCCATGCATACAGTAGGTGACAACCAAATACACACGCCTTTCCTAGTGGTTACTGAACCATGCATGGCATCTACATTATGAACCATGAGTTTTATGCaactttaaaatcatttttgaCAACAAATTGACTGAACGTGCATTCACATCCACGGACAACAAGCCAACAGAACTCAACAGTCAAGGGAAATCCTTCACAAGCAAATACAGGATACTTAGCCATGACGTGGGTACGTGTCAGTGTTCTGTCTGCATGCGTGGctgaaagggtgtgtgtgtgtgtgtgtgtgtgggtgggtgtgtgttgaaTGAATGGTATGAGGCCTGAAGCAAGTCCATGACTCAGTCAAGGCGCTGCCACCCACCTTGTCTTCCGTCTGCAAAAACACGGGACACCACAATGTTAACATGTCCGCCTACGTTCCGACTGCTCTAAGCCAAAGTAACAACCATAAAGTGTTAATCCAAACCCCGACATGACAGACCAAACAGGTTTGACCACTGCTTAAGCATGCCAAATATGATGCCAAAGCCTCTGGCACAACAAGGCGCTGCACGCTGTCGAGACaagcaggacacaatgagcccaAATGGTCatgacacacacagaagcacacacaACGAGCAACAAAAACTGCTGTGGACGGCATGAAACACCAGCACAAAAGCGTTGGGCTACTCAGTTTTGGCTAGTTTTTCTCGACCACTAGATCCCGTTCGGGGGTCGCGGGGAGggtcctcagcccagtcccctacaggcTGAGCTACTAACGACCCGTGAGGTCGTTCATCTCCATTTTCTGTATTATTTTTTCCAAACCTCAGACAACACGGGCCCAGTTCTACGTTAACCAAAACTTGTGAATCTTTAAATAGCCGTCAAATGGAACTTTCTAACAGCCCAAGATAGTCTAGAGGAATGTAAAAAAACGTGTCTGAAAGTGTGCAACAGCGCCCATTTGCAACAACTCGTGTCTCTGAATACAATAACTCTAGTGTCCCTAGATTAAATAAGTGTAACTGTAGTGCACAACAGGACACACGTGACGAAACACAAAtaggaagagaagaagacaggTGGACAGCACATGAATGGGGAaaagaggacaggtagaaggagaggggaggcagaGTCCTCGCTGGGGCAGCACGGCTGCGTTTGCCTGCTGAGGGCTGTCGGACAACCGCAGCCTCGGTTAGATAGCGAGCAACAGGCAGCACGACAAAAGCTTGCACACAGCAGGGACGGACTGCCGGGGGAGTTTTACCACGCTCCCTTAGCTGGGTGAGTTCACACACTTTCCTGACTCTTTTCCTAACGATCTTGAAAGTGAACGACTCTCACACAGTGGAGCCCAACGACGTCTTTAGAAATGTTCCCGTCAATCTAAGCGGGCCTCTTGAGCCTCTTTCTCACCTGTCCCGCTCCAGATTCTCCTCTGTGGGTGTATTGCTGGGGAAAACGGGCTCCCCAATGGTCAGCCCTGCCCCGAGACCAACGGGGGACACGTCCCCCCCATCTGACACGCTCGGAGGCTCCAAGCGGTTGGTTGGGAGGCCTAAAAGAGATGGTTTCAGGAAATAtggtaaataataaaacatatCAAACATCAGGACGGAGAGACCccataaagacaaaaacacgtCATGCTGAGGACACAAATGTGATAAAAACTCCAGTAATaacaaaaacagccccaaaaaTGCAGCATCTTTATGCGTATTGTGAATTTTGTAGCAACATTAAAACCCGGAGCGATGACGAAGCTCACCATCAGGGTGTGCAGCCTCTGGGCTGGTGGGGGCACCGACGGTACTGGCCGAGCCCTCGCCGACCTCCAGCACCGGCAGCGAGGCGGGAGCGGCGCTACCAGCGGACTTCCTTGGGACGGAAGAGGCGGCAGGTTCACTCAGGGAGCTTCTGCCCGGGGCTGGACCCTTCCGATCCACGTTGGCTTTTTCTTTGTCAGCTGAATCAGGGGTCAGAAGATGTACGGAGACTGAACGGCCGACACAGAAggtgcagaaagaaaaaaacaagctaaaaaAGCCAGTGACAAAAGAGAGAGTGGGACTGTGGGAGAGGGACAGGATGAGTAGGAACGCTGGGGAGctctgcagagagaggagggttAGTTGGGTGCAGCACTACACCGACTACCGCGCACGTTCTGGCGCTTCGTTTCATTTCATTGCCTAGTTCTCAAACCAcactggaggaaagaaaaatcaaCCAACAAATAGTTTGATTTGGGACATGCAGACATGCTTTTGGGGTGATTAGTAGGAATGTGACCAGCCTACAGATACAAGAAGGGTGAGGTGGGAACTGAATCACTACCTTCAGCCTCCGATTTGGGTTTGACCTCAGCTGCAACAGGAGAGAAGGGCAGGACAATGTTCTCATGTCACAGACAGGCAACTTTCTCTTGGTAAAAATGCACGTGTCTTTCTAACGTAAGCAAAACAAATCAGGATTTCATGTTGCATTCAGAAACTTCAGGGCCCGTATACACCACTCCTAAGCCTGAGCCGAGTTCGCTCCAGGTGTGGGAAGCTTTTTCTTAGACGTTTACCTTGTTAAGATTAAAGTTATTGACAAAGCAGGGAGGAAGCGTCCCAGCTAATCCAATAAGCTCCACGATATCGCGCTGCACTGCAGCTTTTCGCACTCATCGCACTGATTTCCTGGTTAAAACGCTCCCGAGGTTCCCACTCCGGCTTTCTCCttcctttttccctccattttgatgttttttggtCATTCTGCTAAAGTGTTTTTCACAAGTTGCCCAGCAGGTTTTTAGCTGCGTCCACCGTTAACGTCACAGATTAACAACTAAACCTACCATCTGAAGTGTGAAGCAACTCTGATCTGATGCAGGAGGAACGTTTTGAAGCCGTGTAACATTCTAATTCTGCAGAGTTTCATCATCATGACATGAAATTCTTTGACTGAAGACCCATTTTAATAGTCTAAGGTCTATAAATGGGTCATTTCTCTGTCCTTTCATGGCCATTCGCAGCTTCTCCAAGACGGCGCCAGCGCGAGCATCAGGACCCGTCTAAAGCTAGAATTCCTTCTCGTGACTTTCAGGCTAAGATTGGAGCTCTGAGAATCTCTGAATACGGGCCCAGTGGTTTTTAGCAGATAGAATGGAAATCCAGATAAAAATAGACGTTAACGGGGACCTACTGCTGCCTGCTATCCAGCTGGGGATGCCTGGAAACACTCCTCTGGGCTTGGCTTTGCTTGATTCTTCTTTCTTGTTCTGAAAAGTCCAAGCGAGCAGCCGGTAAGAACAACGTTAGCAAAACGCTCCAAGACGTGAGTGTTTGGAGCGAGATCAAACTTTTCATCATCCAAACAAACTGAAAGCAAATTTTGTTGAACATATTGCATTTATAATGCGCTTCATTATATTTTATGCTTTAGTTTAAGCTCAACTGTAGAAATACTGTGGCCAAGCAGAAATGGAAGGCATCTTCTCCTGAAGCACCTGTCGTACCTTCACCAGTTGTCTCCTGAAGAAACCCCCTCTGGACTTCTTACTGTCGACTGCCCTGGTCTTTACCCCCAGATGCTTCATGTAGAAGGCCACAGCTGAGAAGATGGACTGGCTACAAGAGAAGTTAACATCTTCAGAAGGAAAGGAGAAGCTCCAGAAGCAAGAGAGAAACCAAAGAAATGGAGAAGCTAAGGCAGAAACGGGGAAGGAAGAGCAAATTTCTCAGATCACAGTTTAGCACGagataaaaaaatataatatatataaggAAGCACGACAGGACATTCCTGCGCTTTAACGTGTAAAACGTGGGAACAAGAGTGGACAATCTTCGGTGGATGAAaatagagatttaaaaaaagccaaagcATTTAAAAGCATGTCGAAGGACGCTCAGCTGCATCTGCATGAGAACACACATGAAGACACGGCTGGAAGAACACTCACCATTTTTCCTCATCCGAGACGATTGTGGGTCTGAAAAAGAGGAGACAAGTGTCCTTACGAGGAGACGAGCAAGATCCCTCCCGGCAGCATCGGCTAACTTACGTCTTCTGTTTAAGTAGCATTTTTAGCTTCTCTGGTTCTACTGATATTCAAATATGTTACGACTGGTTGCTGATCCCTGTGATATCGTGCTCACAGCAGAGGCGATGGAACGTCGgatgattggggggggggggggggggttagggttgggtttgggtttgggtttgggtttgggttagggtttgggttagggttaaggttaaggttaaggtttgggtttgggtttgggtttgggttagggttagggttagggtttgggtttgggtttgggtttgggtttgggtttgggtttgggtttgggttgggtttgggttgggttagggtttggttaaAAACCAAAAGGGCCATTAAAAGCTAAAGTTCTCCACACTAACAACTATTTAGAAGTCAACGTTGAAAACAAGCAGAGGTTTATCTGGGCTGCTCTGCTCGGCGGTGAATGTCCAAAAATGCTCCTGCATAGCAGAAACGTCTATTTAAACGCGTTCGGTCTGATGCAACCGGCAGGCGAGACTTTAGGAGCCGAGCTCTGGTGTTCCTGGCAGACACAAGAGTGGGAGAAGTTCCTCTGGGGCTTCCCTCAACAAACAATCAGTGCTTCAGCCTCAACGTCCTCCTTAGCCTGACCAATAATGGGAGAGCTCGGTCCCGCTGtcctggggggtggaggggagcgctcgtgtgtgtgagtggaggagACCAGGATCCAAGTGTGTGTTAGCGTCTGCAAGCCTTCTGTGGGGGCAGATAAGCCCAAACCTCcgagtgctgctctgctcccttCTGTTATGATGAAGACTCCATGAAGAACACGTCTCTCGGACCAACTCATCTCTGGATGAGGAGAACACCGAGGATAGCCACGGGGTCAAGAACAGATGAGCCTCTGATTCCTTTCTTTAACAATGTCCAGGACAGAAACTACGGGGACATCAGGCACTCGTGCACAGACTCGCTGCCTCTTTACACAAGTCGCCCAGTGGAGCTCGCAGCACCCATCACCGTGGGGAGTGAGCAGCTCAGGATTAAAGCAGCAACTTTCTCCTCACTGGCCACACATTCATCACTACCACATATCAGCTATGGGCCTCTCTAACAAACCCAAATGATTCGGTTCCGAGAAACAGTGGAAGACAGAAGACTGACTGTGTCTCAGACATCTTGTCCAGCAGGTTCTCAGCCACAGacttctccttcatctccattgGGACGCGGTCAGTGGGATAGTGGTGCTCCACGTCCATGAGCTCAGCCTCGTTGGGGGTCAttcccatcatcctcttctgCCTGCGCACCACAAAGCAGCCAGACTTTTGTGAGCCGAGCGTTAAAAACTATCACGGATGCACAAATGATGTGCATGAAATGAACACAACACCTCTGACTTCTGTCTGATGTTTAAACATACGGTCATGCAAAACCTGGCCTGACTCTTCAGATCAGGTGACTTACAAGAGATAACGCATCTACGTAAGCAGAAGGAATTACTGGAGAAAATTCAATAAGAGCAATTAAATGACAGACTCCAGGGAAGTCCCACTCCAAACACCTCTCCTATATTTTTGATAAAGATTTCTGTCAAAATTCAACGTTCCGAATGAAGAGTTCTCACCGGAAATCCTCCAGCTGTTTGGCCACCTCTTCAGCCTGCAAGGCCTGAACCTCCAGAGCGTAGCGCCGCTGCATCTCATCAGAGAGCTGATCGGGGCGGGTTCGGTCTGGTGAGGGGCGCCAAGAGAGGGCGAGGATACACAAGGTTTGCTCAGCTCATCAAATCAACTGTGTTGGCACTTTGCATAAATACATGACATAAAAGTATCTTACCCAGTTCATAGGTGATGGTATACGGTACCGTAACTCTGAGAACCTGTTATGAGGAGCAGAAACGTCACATGGGTAATCTCTCTAATGTCGCTAAGTTCCATTAGTTAATTCCATTAGGGATTTAAAGATGCGCAGTGGCGAGACTTGGCCACAAGGGGTCAGTACAGCATTACAAACAACAATATGAGAagtcccggggggggggggtggggggtgcagccCAAAAGATGAGCAGTGAAATaaccacattaaaaaatgagGGGAGGAGGATCCCCCCTGCAGCGCGTTCCCAGggtccagacaggaagcagcggtcAAAcggaaagacagaaagacaaagCAGTGAAGGAATTCTGTGGAGGAAATACAGCAGAGGACAGGTGTGCAGAGGACAGGTATGCAGAGGACAGGTACGCAGAGGACAGGCGTGCAGAGGACAGGCGTGCAGAGGACAGGTACGCAGAGG includes:
- the arhgef1b gene encoding rho guanine nucleotide exchange factor 1b isoform X1: MSIIGAEDEDFENDLHDASSDDQWECFNTIEKLKERPTHLLVFLQHVILQFDPAPLLCYLHADLFKTLNPKEAKKHFVEFCNTFLDKGAVLRVTVPYTITYELDRTRPDQLSDEMQRRYALEVQALQAEEVAKQLEDFRQKRMMGMTPNEAELMDVEHHYPTDRVPMEMKEKSVAENLLDKMSETQPTIVSDEEKCQSIFSAVAFYMKHLGVKTRAVDSKKSRGGFFRRQLVKNKKEESSKAKPRGVFPGIPSWIAGSTEVKPKSEAEADKEKANVDRKGPAPGRSSLSEPAASSVPRKSAGSAAPASLPVLEVGEGSASTVGAPTSPEAAHPDGLPTNRLEPPSVSDGGDVSPVGLGAGLTIGEPVFPSNTPTEENLERDRRKTSRKVTRSESARVDRHSSRRHGSSRAKQSRSRSDVDLQPPAPTSTPALFHPQLLHPFEGPVLDPEGPSHSPTSPSPQLEEMEPRFLEFEQDPPNWRDLACPEALTSLSKKERKRQEVINELFATEHAHVRMLSVLQGIFSKPLEREELLTTIELSTIFPSLDEIIEMHYNFYENLKKLRLEDNFIVKSISTTLLSRFGGTEGEWFQKLTARFCSHQSWALDQIKNRQKKEPRFNSFILEAESKPQCRRLQLKDIIPIEMQRLTKYPLLLENIAKNTEDSVEKDRIQQSAECCRKILNHVNEEVKVMENLLTLKEYQRKLDTSGLKPSNDLYTEYKNIDLTQKNMLYEGPVTWKVTKEKAIEVQCVLLGDLLVLLQKQDDKMVLKCQSKSTIAVQEGKQMLSPIIKLDSVFLREVATDRKAFYVIFTWDSGAQIYELVAQSVGERKIWTDVIKSAVDDLKKSGSPMKLTLPPGGGGAPISPSTMIVPSSPTENGGILKGNIDRDKDSLTDDKSSELRHRLIDFLSDKGFDLIGHSNSHQEMVANIALDEVMSLKRLLVGSISLSDDSQLDEENGEDQSESTSQEVDPSAWTEEEPTAFRGGEKETDHSGDKDVEAKQEEERSISTPLVLSQEKLEKVYRKLQSLQEQVKRLQTVEEEHHKLQEALSKFSLERNFQ
- the arhgef1b gene encoding rho guanine nucleotide exchange factor 1b isoform X2, producing MSIIGAEDEDFENDLHDASSDDQWECFNTIEKLKERPTHLLVFLQHVILQFDPAPLLCYLHADLFKTLNPKEAKKHFVEFCNTFLDKGAVLRVTVPYTITYELDRTRPDQLSDEMQRRYALEVQALQAEEVAKQLEDFRQKRMMGMTPNEAELMDVEHHYPTDRVPMEMKEKSVAENLLDKMSETQPTIVSDEEKCQSIFSAVAFYMKHLGVKTRAVDSKKSRGGFFRRQLVKNKKEESSKAKPRGVFPGIPSWIAGSTEVKPKSEAEADKEKANVDRKGPAPGRSSLSEPAASSVPRKSAGSAAPASLPVLEVGEGSASTVGAPTSPEAAHPDGLPTNRLEPPSVSDGGDVSPVGLGAGLTIGEPVFPSNTPTEENLERDSRKVTRSESARVDRHSSRRHGSSRAKQSRSRSDVDLQPPAPTSTPALFHPQLLHPFEGPVLDPEGPSHSPTSPSPQLEEMEPRFLEFEQDPPNWRDLACPEALTSLSKKERKRQEVINELFATEHAHVRMLSVLQGIFSKPLEREELLTTIELSTIFPSLDEIIEMHYNFYENLKKLRLEDNFIVKSISTTLLSRFGGTEGEWFQKLTARFCSHQSWALDQIKNRQKKEPRFNSFILEAESKPQCRRLQLKDIIPIEMQRLTKYPLLLENIAKNTEDSVEKDRIQQSAECCRKILNHVNEEVKVMENLLTLKEYQRKLDTSGLKPSNDLYTEYKNIDLTQKNMLYEGPVTWKVTKEKAIEVQCVLLGDLLVLLQKQDDKMVLKCQSKSTIAVQEGKQMLSPIIKLDSVFLREVATDRKAFYVIFTWDSGAQIYELVAQSVGERKIWTDVIKSAVDDLKKSGSPMKLTLPPGGGGAPISPSTMIVPSSPTENGGILKGNIDRDKDSLTDDKSSELRHRLIDFLSDKGFDLIGHSNSHQEMVANIALDEVMSLKRLLVGSISLSDDSQLDEENGEDQSESTSQEVDPSAWTEEEPTAFRGGEKETDHSGDKDVEAKQEEERSISTPLVLSQEKLEKVYRKLQSLQEQVKRLQTVEEEHHKLQEALSKFSLERNFQ
- the arhgef1b gene encoding rho guanine nucleotide exchange factor 1b isoform X4, which encodes MSIIGAEDEDFENDLHDASSDDQWECFNTIEKLKERPTHLLVFLQHVILQFDPAPLLCYLHADLFKTLNPKEAKKHFVEFCNTFLDKGAVLRVTVPYTITYELDRTRPDQLSDEMQRRYALEVQALQAEEVAKQLEDFRQKRMMGMTPNEAELMDVEHHYPTDRVPMEMKEKSVAENLLDKMSETQPTIVSDEEKCQSIFSAVAFYMKHLGVKTRAVDSKKSRGGFFRRQLVKNKKEESSKAKPRGVFPGIPSWIAGSTEVKPKSEAEADKEKANVDRKGPAPGRSSLSEPAASSVPRKSAGSAAPASLPVLEVGEGSASTVGAPTSPEAAHPDGLPTNRLEPPSVSDGGDVSPVGLGAGLTIGEPVFPSNTPTEENLERDSFEGPVLDPEGPSHSPTSPSPQLEEMEPRFLEFEQDPPNWRDLACPEALTSLSKKERKRQEVINELFATEHAHVRMLSVLQGIFSKPLEREELLTTIELSTIFPSLDEIIEMHYNFYENLKKLRLEDNFIVKSISTTLLSRFGGTEGEWFQKLTARFCSHQSWALDQIKNRQKKEPRFNSFILEAESKPQCRRLQLKDIIPIEMQRLTKYPLLLENIAKNTEDSVEKDRIQQSAECCRKILNHVNEEVKVMENLLTLKEYQRKLDTSGLKPSNDLYTEYKNIDLTQKNMLYEGPVTWKVTKEKAIEVQCVLLGDLLVLLQKQDDKMVLKCQSKSTIAVQEGKQMLSPIIKLDSVFLREVATDRKAFYVIFTWDSGAQIYELVAQSVGERKIWTDVIKSAVDDLKKSGSPMKLTLPPGGGGAPISPSTMIVPSSPTENGGILKGNIDRDKDSLTDDKSSELRHRLIDFLSDKGFDLIGHSNSHQEMVANIALDEVMSLKRLLVGSISLSDDSQLDEENGEDQSESTSQEVDPSAWTEEEPTAFRGGEKETDHSGDKDVEAKQEEERSISTPLVLSQEKLEKVYRKLQSLQEQVKRLQTVEEEHHKLQEALSKFSLERNFQ
- the arhgef1b gene encoding rho guanine nucleotide exchange factor 1b isoform X3, whose protein sequence is MSIIGAEDEDFENDLHDASSDDQWECFNTIEKLKERPTHLLVFLQHVILQFDPAPLLCYLHADLFKTLNPKEAKKHFVEFCNTFLDKGAVLRVTVPYTITYELDRTRPDQLSDEMQRRYALEVQALQAEEVAKQLEDFRQKRMMGMTPNEAELMDVEHHYPTDRVPMEMKEKSVAENLLDKMSETQPTIVSDEEKCQSIFSAVAFYMKHLGVKTRAVDSKKSRGGFFRRQLVKNKKEESSKAKPRGVFPGIPSWIAGSTDKEKANVDRKGPAPGRSSLSEPAASSVPRKSAGSAAPASLPVLEVGEGSASTVGAPTSPEAAHPDGLPTNRLEPPSVSDGGDVSPVGLGAGLTIGEPVFPSNTPTEENLERDRRKTSRKVTRSESARVDRHSSRRHGSSRAKQSRSRSDVDLQPPAPTSTPALFHPQLLHPFEGPVLDPEGPSHSPTSPSPQLEEMEPRFLEFEQDPPNWRDLACPEALTSLSKKERKRQEVINELFATEHAHVRMLSVLQGIFSKPLEREELLTTIELSTIFPSLDEIIEMHYNFYENLKKLRLEDNFIVKSISTTLLSRFGGTEGEWFQKLTARFCSHQSWALDQIKNRQKKEPRFNSFILEAESKPQCRRLQLKDIIPIEMQRLTKYPLLLENIAKNTEDSVEKDRIQQSAECCRKILNHVNEEVKVMENLLTLKEYQRKLDTSGLKPSNDLYTEYKNIDLTQKNMLYEGPVTWKVTKEKAIEVQCVLLGDLLVLLQKQDDKMVLKCQSKSTIAVQEGKQMLSPIIKLDSVFLREVATDRKAFYVIFTWDSGAQIYELVAQSVGERKIWTDVIKSAVDDLKKSGSPMKLTLPPGGGGAPISPSTMIVPSSPTENGGILKGNIDRDKDSLTDDKSSELRHRLIDFLSDKGFDLIGHSNSHQEMVANIALDEVMSLKRLLVGSISLSDDSQLDEENGEDQSESTSQEVDPSAWTEEEPTAFRGGEKETDHSGDKDVEAKQEEERSISTPLVLSQEKLEKVYRKLQSLQEQVKRLQTVEEEHHKLQEALSKFSLERNFQ